The following nucleotide sequence is from Verrucomicrobiota bacterium.
GAGTTGGGCGCTTCAACCTTCGGAAGCCGCCAAGTCATGGCGGCGACCCCGAGCCAGATCAGGCTGCCCGCAAACCCCGACCCAGGGGAGGCGTCGGCGCCCAAGGCGCTCACAAGCCAGCAACCCGCCATCCATCCGAACGTCCCAACCGCGCGGAGCGGGCCGAACTCATGTTTGGAGTTTGCGAGCCGCGCAAAGACCACCGTGCAGGAAAGCGGCCAGGTGGGGGATGAGCACAGCGAATGCACCTGAATGGCCAGCAAGGTAAGGCCCGGTCCGGCCTTCCAGTGGATCGCGGCGCTGGCCAGGGACATTGAGGCCGCAGTGGCCAGGGCCAGCCCGCGGAGGACCTTGACGGGGGACGCGTGGCGATCGGCCATGGCTCCAAACCAAAGTGGCGAGACGAAGGCCGCGATGGCCGAGGCCGCGTAAGCCATCGGTTTTGCGGACCCGAGTTCGTGACTATCCAAAACCCGGCCCAGCGGCACGAACCAAGCGCTCAAGGCGGCTCCGTGGAGGAAGAAAAGGACGGCGAGTTCCGGGTGGGTCAGAAAAGTCTTCTTCAATGGGACGCGAGGCAGCGCTCGCGGAGTCTGGGCAACCGAGCCAGCCAATCAAGCGGAAGTTGGACGATGCCGGGCCGCCCAGGGCGGCCACAAGTTGTCGGAAAGGTGCGCGGAGCGCCGGGTCGCGGCGTTCCCGCCGCTTCGGCCATGGGTCCGCCGGCGCGTCATGTTTTGACCCTGCCATGCTTGACCGAAAATCGGTCTCCTGTCTGGAAGGCTAAGTTTGTGTGTCATGTCGAGGTCAACACCGCGCTCCGCAGTCGATCGGGCCAACCGCCGTTGAACCTTGTCCGAACCGGCCGTTTGGCCTATGAATTTCGGTGTGAGCTCGTTGCTTTCCATGCCCCGCCGCGAAGCGCTTTGGCGCCTGGCCTGCGGTTTTGGCTCACTGGCGCTGGCCGGAATGCTCAGCCCCCGCGCCCATGCCTACACGAATCCACTCGCTCCGAAAGCGCCGATGATTCGTCCGCGGGCTCGTCGCGTCATCTTCCTGTTCATGCAGGGAGGACCGAGCCAGGTGGACACTTTTGATTACAAGCCACGCCTGGACCGCGATGACGGGAAGCAACTCCCCTTCGACGACGCCCGTACCCTGGCCAACACGGGCCATCGGGGCACGGACCAACGCGTGCTGAAGTCACCGTGGTCATTCGCCCGCCACGGTGCGAGCGGACATTGGGTCAGCGAACTGTTTCCGCAGGTTGCGCGGCATATCGACGACCTCTGCTTCATCCACTCGCTTCACACCGAAGGCGTGGCCCACGGACCCGCCACGCTTTTTCTCCATTGCGGTTCGACCAACTTTATCCGACCGAGCATGGGCGCCTGGGTGAGTTACGGCTTGGGAACGGAGAACGAGAATTTGCCCGGCTTTGTCTCCATCGCCCCCCCGTTGGGAAATGGCGGCGCTCGCAATTGGGGCCACGCCTTCCTGCCTCCTGTTTTCCAAGGCACTGCCGTCGGCGTGGCCGGTCAACCGGCCGGGGCACAAACGATTCGCAACCTCTCCGGCGCTTCCACCCATGCCGCGAGCCGCCGCCAGTTCGACCTGATCCAAGCCTTGAACGCCGGCCAGACTCGGGCGCACCCCGGCGACGCGGAGTTTGAGGCTGTGATCAACGCCTACGAACTGGCCTGGCGCATGCAGATGAACGCGCCCGGCGTGCTGGACTTCGCGGGTGAATCGCACTCCACGCTCGCTCTCTACGGCATTGGCGAGAAGGATACCGACGATTTCGGGCGCCAATGCCTCATGGCTCGCCGCTTGTGCGAGTCTGGCGTGCGCTTCGTCCAGGTGAATTACGGCGACAACACTGCGAACCCCCGTTGGGACCAGCATTCCAATTTGGCCAAACACGCAGATCATGCCCGCGCCGTGGACAAGCCAATTGCGGGACTCCTGGCGGATCTCAAGTCGCGCGGCCTGCTCGAAGACACCCTTGTCTGGTGGGGCGGCGAATTTGGGCGTACCCCATACGCGGAGAAAAACGGCACCGGACGCGACCACAACCCCGGCGGTTTCACCGTTTGGCTGGCGGGAGGCGGGGTGAAGCCCGGTTTCGCGCTCGGCGCCACGGACGACTTCGGCCATTACGCCGTGCAGAACAAAGTGCATATGCACGATCTCCACGCGACCGTTCTGCACCTGCTCGGACTAGACCACGAACGCCTGACTTACACGTTCGACGGTCGCCCTTTCCGGCTCACGGATGTGCATGGACACGTGGTGAGGGAAATCTTGGCTTGAGAGCCTCTTTGTGATTTCGGCAAGGGTCCTGCGGAGAGAGATTTTGGGGCCAGCCAAGGCGGCGAGGCGGTAGCATCCCCGCATCGGGCTCTGAGGGCCGAGCCAACACGGGCCGCCGCGCTTTCCGCCCGAAAGCGGGACTCCAAACGCCCCGCCCCGGCCGGCGTCTTGCGAATTCGCCGTGGGTGAGTTCAAAGACGGTGCATCCCGATGTTGCCGGTGATGCAGGTAGGGCGCGTCCGTCCCGGCGCGCCGCCGGAGCATGATGTTTTGCATCCAGTGGGCGGCGGGCTGGGACAGGCCCGCCCTACCAACGGCTTCGGGATGCACGGGTTCAAAGAGCGATCCCAACGGTGGGCTTGATTCAGGCGGAACTCCCTCTAGTCTCCCCCCGCTCTATGACCACCTCCCGATCTTCCCCCTCGCCCACCAAGCATCGTTGGAAGTTTTTCCGTGCCGGCGGTTTTGACCAAGTCCTCCTCGAAACCGGCGCTGACCTGCTCAGCCTGGATCAATTGGACCAAAAACTTTGGGTCGCCCTGGCCTGCCCAACCCGCGGCGTCGAATTCGACACGCAAACGCTCGATTTGATCGATAGCGACAAGGACGGACGGATTCGCCCGCCGGAAATCCTCGCCGCCGTCCGCTGGGCCGGTTCTTTGCTCAAGAACCCCGATGACTTGACCAAAGGCCGCAACTCTCTGCCTCTTGCCGCCATCCAAGACTCCAGCCCGGAAGGCAAACAGGTCCTGGCCGCGGCGAAGCAAATCCTCGCCAATCTCGGAAAGGCCGACGCCACCGAAATCAG
It contains:
- a CDS encoding DUF1501 domain-containing protein, with translation MNFGVSSLLSMPRREALWRLACGFGSLALAGMLSPRAHAYTNPLAPKAPMIRPRARRVIFLFMQGGPSQVDTFDYKPRLDRDDGKQLPFDDARTLANTGHRGTDQRVLKSPWSFARHGASGHWVSELFPQVARHIDDLCFIHSLHTEGVAHGPATLFLHCGSTNFIRPSMGAWVSYGLGTENENLPGFVSIAPPLGNGGARNWGHAFLPPVFQGTAVGVAGQPAGAQTIRNLSGASTHAASRRQFDLIQALNAGQTRAHPGDAEFEAVINAYELAWRMQMNAPGVLDFAGESHSTLALYGIGEKDTDDFGRQCLMARRLCESGVRFVQVNYGDNTANPRWDQHSNLAKHADHARAVDKPIAGLLADLKSRGLLEDTLVWWGGEFGRTPYAEKNGTGRDHNPGGFTVWLAGGGVKPGFALGATDDFGHYAVQNKVHMHDLHATVLHLLGLDHERLTYTFDGRPFRLTDVHGHVVREILA